The following coding sequences lie in one Halodesulfovibrio sp. MK-HDV genomic window:
- a CDS encoding multiheme c-type cytochrome: MKIRRTLVTLLGMVLCCMLVVGSAAAEEKMQQTTPKATSQGDATLGGLHKQILVQRGFSEAAKKCIECHSKATPGIVDNWRNGRMAHAQVSCYDCHVVEKTSPMASQCEGVRGTNIYTSPMVSSKTCSRCHPVEVSQFLESSHAKPASEPIMNNPTFDKLMYYYEGLEFAGVDRNSPEAMAPRASGCQMCHGTIIQLGADNKPINMTWPGGPGQRYPDGSVGNCSVCHTRHMFSIAEARKPESCGTCHLGPDHPNIEIYDQSKHGQVYAAHSEKWNFTAAPDTWEPGDYDAPTCAVCHLSGIGELTTTHNPETRLKWTLYTKRSEIREGTRGAGVEGGKRMRLVCKNCHSTLHTNATMDTLDASVKLYNIYWDKAVAMKKELAAKNLLGDDPWRDGFQRMMYYLWHHEGRRARQGAAMNGPDYAHWHGFFQMFQMFMDMQGIRDWRIKNGKIEELSNVACPGPD; the protein is encoded by the coding sequence ATGAAGATACGGAGGACTTTGGTAACCCTACTTGGTATGGTGCTCTGTTGCATGTTGGTCGTAGGCTCTGCCGCGGCTGAGGAGAAGATGCAACAAACGACACCTAAAGCCACATCGCAAGGGGACGCTACCCTTGGAGGACTGCATAAGCAGATCCTCGTACAACGTGGTTTTTCTGAAGCGGCTAAAAAATGTATCGAATGTCACTCAAAAGCAACCCCTGGTATTGTAGATAACTGGAGAAACGGTCGCATGGCTCATGCGCAGGTTTCTTGCTACGACTGTCACGTTGTGGAAAAAACATCTCCAATGGCCAGCCAGTGTGAAGGTGTGCGTGGAACAAATATCTATACCAGCCCGATGGTATCTTCTAAGACATGTTCCCGCTGTCACCCTGTAGAAGTTTCACAGTTCCTTGAAAGCTCTCATGCTAAACCGGCATCCGAGCCAATTATGAACAACCCTACCTTCGATAAGTTGATGTACTACTACGAAGGGTTAGAGTTTGCCGGTGTTGACCGTAACAGCCCTGAAGCTATGGCTCCGCGCGCTTCCGGTTGTCAGATGTGTCATGGTACAATTATTCAGCTCGGTGCTGATAATAAGCCTATCAACATGACATGGCCTGGCGGTCCTGGTCAGCGTTATCCTGATGGTTCTGTAGGTAACTGCTCCGTGTGTCACACCCGTCATATGTTCTCCATTGCGGAAGCACGTAAGCCGGAATCATGTGGTACATGTCACCTCGGCCCTGACCATCCAAACATTGAAATTTATGACCAATCCAAGCACGGTCAGGTTTATGCTGCTCATTCAGAGAAGTGGAACTTTACTGCGGCTCCGGATACATGGGAACCAGGCGATTACGATGCACCTACCTGTGCAGTATGTCACTTGAGTGGTATCGGTGAACTGACTACCACACATAACCCTGAAACCCGTCTGAAGTGGACGCTTTACACTAAGCGCTCCGAGATTCGTGAAGGCACCCGTGGTGCCGGTGTGGAAGGCGGCAAACGCATGCGCTTAGTATGTAAGAATTGTCATTCTACACTCCATACAAATGCAACAATGGATACGCTTGATGCTTCAGTGAAGCTCTACAATATCTACTGGGATAAAGCAGTAGCTATGAAGAAGGAACTCGCTGCTAAAAACCTCCTTGGTGATGATCCTTGGAGAGATGGCTTCCAGCGTATGATGTACTACCTCTGGCACCATGAAGGCCGTCGTGCCCGTCAGGGTGCAGCAATGAACGGTCCTGACTATGCACACTGGCATGGATTCTTCCAGATGTTCCAGATGTTCATGGATATGCAGGGCATTCGTGACTGGCGTATCAAAAATGGTAAAATAGAGGAACTGAGCAACGTAGCTTGCCCTGGTCCGGACTAG
- a CDS encoding NapC/NirT family cytochrome c has protein sequence MPQSNDRKKRKKLLLIGGVTGVVLSIVLVLASGHMITLTNTDTFCVTCHVMRPFRQAWLAGVHGGNNPQGVVAQCVDCHLPHGTLVEYVAAKAYTGTHDIIMNMIIDPYTHDWGAGPNSRENYTYDNSCRKCHAQLLAPKMGIKAILAHREYLREENKLRCVKCHEHVGHKDMMFYVNKYFNRDS, from the coding sequence ATGCCTCAGAGCAACGATAGGAAAAAGCGAAAAAAACTATTGTTGATAGGGGGTGTAACCGGTGTTGTATTAAGTATCGTCCTTGTTTTGGCTTCTGGTCATATGATTACACTGACGAACACTGATACCTTTTGTGTAACGTGCCACGTGATGAGACCTTTCAGGCAGGCATGGCTTGCCGGGGTTCACGGGGGGAATAACCCACAGGGGGTTGTTGCCCAATGCGTAGACTGTCATCTGCCACATGGCACTCTCGTAGAGTACGTTGCCGCCAAAGCATATACCGGTACACATGATATTATCATGAATATGATCATTGATCCCTATACGCATGATTGGGGCGCGGGGCCGAACAGTCGTGAAAACTACACGTACGACAACTCTTGTCGTAAATGTCACGCCCAGTTATTAGCCCCGAAAATGGGCATCAAGGCCATTTTAGCGCATCGCGAATACCTGAGAGAAGAGAATAAACTCCGGTGTGTTAAGTGCCACGAGCATGTGGGACATAAGGACATGATGTTCTATGTGAACAAGTATTTCAACAGGGATTCATAA
- the thiH gene encoding 2-iminoacetate synthase ThiH, which translates to MGFSDLLSKYDTLDMAAYLAAVTAADVERVLAKHSLTPLDYLTLLSPAAEGMLEAIAQKANAITLRHFGKTIQLFTPLYLANYCTNQCVYCGFNTENRIKRSQLSADELRTEAEAIAATGLKHILILTGDAPAKSTVEYIGDCSKILSEFFTSISIEVYAMTQEEYAYLETCGVDGLTIYQETYNKSLYLELHPKGPKRDYDFRLDAPERGCQAGMRTVNVGALLGLESVWQRDAFYTGLHAEYLQRKYPATNIAISPPRMRPHVGAYEPASIVTDRNLVQLVLAQRIFLHNVGITISTRESAELRDNMMPLGVTKMSAGVTTAVGGHTSDDESTAQFDISDPRSVEEMCRAIESKGFQPVFKDWQPF; encoded by the coding sequence ATGGGATTTTCTGATCTTCTTTCGAAGTACGATACGCTGGACATGGCAGCGTATCTGGCAGCAGTTACCGCTGCCGATGTGGAGCGTGTGCTTGCAAAGCATTCTTTGACTCCACTCGATTATCTGACTCTGCTGTCTCCGGCAGCAGAGGGCATGCTTGAAGCTATAGCGCAGAAAGCGAATGCGATTACGTTACGTCATTTCGGAAAGACGATTCAGCTTTTTACCCCCTTGTATCTTGCTAACTACTGTACCAACCAGTGTGTGTACTGTGGTTTCAATACAGAAAACCGTATTAAACGTTCACAGCTTTCTGCGGATGAATTGAGAACAGAAGCCGAGGCCATTGCGGCAACCGGATTAAAGCACATCCTTATCCTTACAGGTGATGCTCCGGCTAAGTCTACAGTTGAGTACATTGGTGACTGTTCAAAGATCCTGAGTGAGTTTTTCACTTCTATCAGCATAGAAGTGTATGCAATGACTCAGGAAGAATACGCTTATCTGGAAACATGCGGCGTTGACGGACTGACAATTTATCAGGAAACATACAACAAGTCGTTGTACCTTGAATTGCACCCGAAAGGGCCGAAACGCGATTACGATTTTAGACTCGATGCCCCTGAACGCGGATGTCAGGCAGGAATGCGTACTGTAAACGTAGGTGCATTACTCGGACTGGAATCTGTATGGCAGCGTGATGCTTTCTATACAGGACTACACGCGGAGTATTTGCAGCGTAAATATCCTGCAACAAACATTGCCATCTCACCGCCGAGAATGCGCCCGCATGTTGGCGCATATGAGCCTGCATCTATTGTAACGGACAGAAATTTAGTTCAGCTTGTTCTGGCTCAACGTATTTTCCTGCATAACGTAGGCATTACCATTTCCACACGGGAATCAGCAGAACTGCGTGATAACATGATGCCACTAGGTGTGACCAAAATGTCTGCCGGAGTAACCACCGCGGTTGGCGGTCATACATCTGATGACGAAAGCACTGCGCAGTTTGATATTTCAGATCCCCGTAGCGTTGAGGAAATGTGCAGAGCCATTGAATCGAAAGGATTTCAGCCTGTATTCAAAGACTGGCAACCTTTTTAG
- a CDS encoding YgjV family protein: MTVFAISQLLVGVALVFDILSFQFKNRKYILHSIAIACFFMAAHFLLLDQWTATVLMAVSGARYAVSGYTTERRWMYFFSVLAVVGTVWTYAGLVSILSFGATFVLTIAAFSKTDKRLREITFFGVVLWIAHNIVVWSPSAIGLESFFLISNVIGYYRYYIRPARLGLAVEQE, encoded by the coding sequence ATGACCGTATTTGCCATTTCACAGTTGCTCGTAGGCGTAGCACTCGTTTTTGATATCCTTTCTTTTCAATTTAAGAATCGAAAATATATTCTGCATTCCATTGCAATCGCCTGTTTCTTTATGGCAGCGCACTTTTTGCTTCTCGATCAGTGGACGGCAACAGTGCTTATGGCTGTTTCCGGTGCACGCTATGCTGTGAGTGGGTATACAACGGAGCGCAGATGGATGTATTTTTTCAGTGTGCTAGCTGTGGTTGGTACTGTTTGGACATATGCAGGGCTTGTCAGCATTCTTAGTTTCGGTGCAACCTTTGTGCTGACTATTGCGGCTTTTTCTAAAACAGATAAGCGGCTGCGAGAAATTACATTTTTTGGAGTAGTTCTGTGGATTGCTCATAATATTGTTGTATGGTCGCCGTCTGCCATTGGGCTTGAGAGCTTTTTCCTCATAAGTAATGTTATCGGTTACTACCGCTACTATATTCGCCCAGCCAGATTAGGGTTGGCAGTGGAACAAGAGTAA
- the thiF gene encoding sulfur carrier protein ThiS adenylyltransferase ThiF gives MTINSVLQTGLSRYLTPEQLEKLASVTVGIAGCGGLGSNCAFMLARSGVRNFVIVDYDIVDSSNLNRQFFFEDQIGMAKVEICKTNLLRIDSTLNITIHNGQITPTTAPQYFADSDIIIEALDSIDGKKMMAEQYLSDARLFVSASGMAGWGEPYMQKRQIRDDAVLVGDFTTDIADHPPMAPKVLMAAAMQADVVLTHILGK, from the coding sequence ATGACCATCAATTCAGTGTTGCAGACAGGTCTGTCCCGCTATCTTACACCAGAGCAGTTGGAAAAACTTGCTTCTGTCACTGTAGGCATTGCCGGTTGCGGCGGGCTGGGGTCTAACTGTGCCTTTATGCTGGCTCGAAGTGGTGTTCGGAATTTTGTCATTGTAGATTATGATATTGTGGATTCATCAAACCTGAACCGACAGTTCTTTTTCGAAGATCAGATTGGTATGGCGAAAGTTGAAATCTGCAAAACGAATCTGCTTCGCATAGACAGTACCTTGAACATTACGATACACAATGGGCAGATAACGCCGACCACCGCACCGCAATACTTTGCTGACAGCGACATAATTATTGAAGCTCTAGATAGCATTGACGGTAAGAAAATGATGGCAGAGCAGTATTTGTCTGATGCACGTCTGTTCGTTTCAGCCTCCGGTATGGCGGGGTGGGGTGAACCATACATGCAGAAGCGGCAGATTCGCGATGATGCCGTGCTTGTTGGTGATTTTACAACTGATATTGCCGATCATCCGCCTATGGCACCCAAAGTGCTTATGGCAGCCGCTATGCAGGCAGATGTAGTGCTAACGCATATTTTGGGGAAGTAG
- the thiS gene encoding sulfur carrier protein ThiS — MQLTVNGQMQLCNDDTTLLEYLQGNGVDVKAVVVELNRIVVKADDFGTTVLTDGNVLEILQFVGGG; from the coding sequence ATGCAACTAACTGTAAATGGTCAGATGCAACTGTGCAATGACGACACAACCCTGCTTGAATATCTGCAGGGCAACGGCGTGGATGTAAAAGCGGTTGTCGTGGAACTGAATCGAATCGTTGTGAAGGCTGATGATTTTGGAACTACCGTACTTACTGACGGGAATGTATTGGAAATCCTGCAATTCGTAGGAGGGGGCTAA
- a CDS encoding thiazole synthase: MEANNNDALVIGGVSLTSRLLTGTGKYGSDTIIPDVCASSGSQVITVALRRVDTNAATGNVMQHIPKHMQLLPNTSGARNADEAVRIARLARAAGCGDWIKIEVISDNKYLLPDGYETAKATEILAKEGFTVLPYVNADLYIARDLVNAGAAAVMPLGAPIGSNRGLMTKEMVRILIDEISLPIIVDAGIGAPSQACEAMEMGAAACLVNTAIAASGDPVAMGRAFGEAVRAGRAAYIAQTAAVSTGSADASSPLTGFLGGM; this comes from the coding sequence ATGGAAGCGAACAACAACGACGCATTGGTTATCGGCGGAGTCAGCTTGACCAGCAGACTATTAACCGGAACCGGCAAATATGGCTCAGATACAATCATTCCTGATGTATGTGCATCGTCCGGATCTCAGGTCATCACTGTAGCGTTACGAAGAGTTGACACAAACGCGGCTACCGGGAACGTAATGCAGCACATTCCCAAGCACATGCAGTTGTTGCCGAATACTTCCGGTGCGCGCAATGCCGACGAGGCAGTACGAATTGCTCGTTTGGCGCGCGCGGCCGGATGTGGCGACTGGATTAAAATTGAAGTTATCTCCGACAATAAATATTTATTGCCGGATGGATACGAAACCGCAAAGGCAACAGAAATTCTTGCAAAAGAAGGTTTTACTGTTTTGCCGTATGTAAATGCGGATTTGTACATTGCACGCGATCTTGTGAATGCGGGTGCTGCGGCAGTTATGCCGTTAGGTGCTCCCATTGGCAGTAACCGCGGGCTGATGACAAAAGAAATGGTTCGTATTCTGATTGATGAAATTTCTTTACCGATTATTGTTGATGCAGGAATCGGCGCTCCGTCACAGGCGTGTGAAGCTATGGAAATGGGTGCAGCAGCTTGTCTGGTGAATACCGCAATTGCAGCTTCCGGTGATCCTGTGGCAATGGGGCGGGCGTTTGGTGAAGCTGTTCGAGCCGGTCGTGCTGCGTATATTGCGCAGACAGCGGCAGTCTCTACTGGTTCAGCCGATGCCTCATCTCCACTGACCGGCTTTTTAGGCGGTATGTAA